In Phycisphaerales bacterium, the sequence CAAACAACCCTGGGTCTTCCAGCCCTTCAACACCACCAAGGGTCTCAAGGGCACGGGCCTGGGCCTTGTCGTCGCCAAACGTATCATCGAGCAGCACCAGGGCACGATCGTCCTCGAATCCGCCGAGGGCAAGGGCGCCACCTTCCGGATGACCCTCCCCGCCGACCCCGGCGCCACGCTCGACCCCTCCGCCACCGCCCACACCAAGTCCGCCGCCTTCCCCGACCTCCCCACTACCGCCGGCGAGAGCATCAACGTCCGCCGACCCGACTGATTCTTACATCATCCTCCGATCCGCGATCCCCGCGTCGAGCATCGCCTCGAGTTCCTCATCGCTGAAGTGCCTCTCGTCGGCGCCCTCGCCGCCGCGCTGCCTCGCCTGCACCGAGTCGGCGAGTTTGAGATCCGGCACGATATGAAACGCGATTCCCCCGCGCCCCTCGCCGCGCACGCCCTGCATGTTCGCCGTGTACACCGTGTTCCCGCCATACCGCTGGTTCACCTTGTCCATCGCCTTGGAAAGATCCACGCGCTTGGCCTCCTGCTGGAACAACGGCAACGACGCGTTCCCCGGCACGAGAACGTCCTGCAGCGTCACGCTCACCAAAACCGGCTTGTCGTCCTTCGGCACACGCTCCCACAACGACCGCATCGCCTCGAGCATCGTCGGCGTGTCCACGCACCCCTCGCCCAAGGGCGCCGACGCCCCCCAACTCGTCCCGCCCCAGGGCGAAGAAAACTCGTGCGACTGCGCAAAACTGATCCCCAACGAGAGTTTCCGCGCGGCCAGCCCCTCGTGCCGCAACCGTGCCGCCGCCTTGAGCAGCAGCCGATACGCCACGGCCCGGGCCGACTCGTTGCTGCGAAGATCCGGCGCGAGCACGTGCTGATGCCCCACCGAACTCTTCTTCGTGCGCACCTCGCGCACCTCCTCCCCCCGCAGAATGTGCCACCACGCCTCACCCACCAGCCCGCCCCACAGCGACCGCATCTCCTTCGCCGAACGCGCCATCAGTTCGTTCACCGTCCTGATCCCCGCACGCTCCAACCTCCTCGTCATCCCCGGCCCGATCCCCGACAACTCGTCCACGCTCAGGTGCCCGATCCTCGCACGGATCTCATCGGGCGGCAGGATCACCAAGCCGTCGGGCTTCATCATGTCCGTCCCCAGTTTCGCCAGCACGCGATTCGACGCGCACCCGATCGAGCACCGCATCGACACGCCGCAGTGCTTGCGGATCGCACGCTTCACCGCCAGCGCGAGTTCCGTCGCCCGCTGCACCGTCCTTTGCGTCGGGTCCAGCAGGCAATCCACCTCGTCGATCGAGTGCACCTTGTGCACCGGGATCACCGTGTCGATCGCCTTCAGGAACCGCTGGTGCATCATCACATACAGCCGCGGCCTCGCGGGCACAATCGCGACATCCCGGCACAACACCCGCGCCTCCCCCACGCGCGTCCCCGTCTTGATCCCAAAGACCCGCGCCTCGTAACTCGTCGCGATGCAGCACCCGCTGTCGATCATCGTCGCCGCCACGCCCACCGGCCGCCCGCGAAGCCGAGGCTGCACCTGCTGCTCCACCGACGCGAAGAACGCGTTGAAGTCGATGAACATGTGCTTGAGGTGCATGGCCAAATCACTCCTGGACCACGCACGATAGGTGTGTGTTAGGGCACAGTCCAGCGATCACTTCGGTCCGTCAAGTGCCTTGATGACAGAGCATTGCGTGATCGCGACAGCAAGTTCCTAATAGGCGACGGCGTGTTCGAGCGGGAGTTGGGTGAGCGCAAGATGCGGTCGATGCCGTTGATGTGCCGGTCACTGAACCTCAACGCGCACGTTGAGAGGCTGATCCAGTGTGTCCAGGCCGATAGTCTCGACCACTTCGTGATCCTCGGCACGCGGCATCTGGACTACCTGCTGCGCGAGTACGTCGACCACTACAACCGGGACCGGCCACACTCGTCGCTGGAGTTCGCGACGCCTAT encodes:
- a CDS encoding DNA polymerase, producing MHLKHMFIDFNAFFASVEQQVQPRLRGRPVGVAATMIDSGCCIATSYEARVFGIKTGTRVGEARVLCRDVAIVPARPRLYVMMHQRFLKAIDTVIPVHKVHSIDEVDCLLDPTQRTVQRATELALAVKRAIRKHCGVSMRCSIGCASNRVLAKLGTDMMKPDGLVILPPDEIRARIGHLSVDELSGIGPGMTRRLERAGIRTVNELMARSAKEMRSLWGGLVGEAWWHILRGEEVREVRTKKSSVGHQHVLAPDLRSNESARAVAYRLLLKAAARLRHEGLAARKLSLGISFAQSHEFSSPWGGTSWGASAPLGEGCVDTPTMLEAMRSLWERVPKDDKPVLVSVTLQDVLVPGNASLPLFQQEAKRVDLSKAMDKVNQRYGGNTVYTANMQGVRGEGRGGIAFHIVPDLKLADSVQARQRGGEGADERHFSDEELEAMLDAGIADRRMM
- a CDS encoding transposase, yielding MRDRDSKFLIGDGVFERELGERKMRSMPLMCRSLNLNAHVERLIQCVQADSLDHFVILGTRHLDYLLREYVDHYNRDRPHSSLEFATPMGRRPSTRAGPTDRREICCRSRLSGVIKHYYRKAA